A stretch of the Tachysurus vachellii isolate PV-2020 chromosome 26, HZAU_Pvac_v1, whole genome shotgun sequence genome encodes the following:
- the shpk gene encoding sedoheptulokinase, producing MTCSSAKYVLGIDLGTTSVKVVLFDTRLKTVTDSCSLQTNCDVMDETRGHVKEQDPVRIITTLDQCMRSLPKEKLHDVICIGASGQMHGVLFWKSNTGCEWFSSHSCGRRFRPQNVSRLITWQDGRCTTSFLSSLPKPESHLNVSTGFGCASILWYTRHSPEFLAKFTASGTIQDYVVSMLCGLEVCLMSVQNAASWGYFNTTTKQWNTEILKGAGFPVHLLPMPVDSGSIAGQTCSEWHGIPANTPVGAALGDFQCSVYSCMKDKTDAALNMSTSAQLTFLMPADFTPASVPDELSSIAYFPYFHNTYLAVAAALNGGNVLATFVGMLTSWMKEFGVEVSDSDVYSKLIECALTQPSTDLRVTPTLLGERHNPSSLAAVSQISPTNLSLAHAMRAICAGIIANLATMMPPRMLTVAGVNRILGSGSALSRNEALRQEVERAFPFPVEYGKDLDSAVGVAMVFNDKLVSHTA from the exons ATGACTTGTTCATCAGCTAAGTATGTTTTGGGCATTGATTTGGGGACCACTTCGGTCAAGGTTGTGTTGTTTGACACACGTTTAAAGACCGTGACAGACAGCTGCAGTTTACAGACCAACTGTGACGTCATGGACGAAACGCGTGGACAC GTCAAGGAGCAGGACCCTGTGCGGATCATTACTACTCTTGACCAGTGCATGCGGTCTCTCCCTAAGGAAAAGCTGCATGACGTCATATGCATTGGGGCGTCTGGACAGATGCATGGGGTTTTGTTCTGGAAATCTAACACAG GTTGTGAGTGGTTCAGTAGTCACAGTTGTGGTCGCAGATTCAGGCCTCAGAATGTAAGTCGGCTGATAACATGGCAGGATGGCCGCTGCACTACTAGTTTCCTGTCATCGCTACCCAAACCTGAGTCACACCTAAATGTTTCCACCGGCTTTGGCTGCGCCTCCATCCTCTGGTACACCAGGCACAG CCCTGAATTTCTTGCAAAGTTCACTGCCTCAGGAACCATTCAGGACTATGTGGTGTCCATGCTGTGCGGTTTGGAGGTCTGCCTCATGAGTGTGCAGAACGCTGCAAGCTGGGGCTACTTCAACACCACCACGAAACAGTGGAATACAGAGAT TCTGAAAGGTGCAGGCTTCCCGGTGCACTTGTTGCCCATGCCGGTGGATTCTGGGTCTATAGCTGGGCAGACTTGCTCTGAATGGCATGGGATTCCTGCTAACACACCTGTAGGAGCAGCTCTGGGAGATTTCCAGTGCAGTGTTTACTCCTGTATGAAGGATAAGACAGATGCAG CGTTAAACATGAGCACCTCAGCACAGTTGACGTTCCTAATGCCTGCTGATTTCACCCCTGCGAGTGTCCCGGATGAGCTTTCTTCCATCGCTTACTTCCCTTATTTCCACAACACCTACCTGGCTGTGGCTGCTGCGCTCAATGGAGGCAACGTTCTGGCAACCTTTGTGGGAATGCTGACTTCTTGGATGAAGGAATTCG GAGTGGAGGTCAGTGACTCAGACGTGTACTCCAAGCTGATCGAGTGTGCTCTAACTCAACCCAGCACTGACCTCCGCGTGACCCCGACCCTGCTAGGAGAACGCCATAACCCCAGCAGCCTCGCTGCCGTGTCCCAAATCTCTCCAACCAACCTTTCACTGGCTCACGCGATGCGTGCCATTTGTGCAGGGATCATCGCTAACCTAGCAACCATGATGCCTCCTCGCATGCTGACGGTTGCAGGAGTGAATCGGATTCTAGGTAGCGGGAGCGCTCTGTCACGGAATGAAGCCTTGAGACAGGAAGTAGAGCGAGCATTCCCTTTCCCTGTTGAGTACGGGAAAGACTTGGACTCAGCAGTCGGAGTGGCAATGGTTTTTAATGACAAGCTGGTTAGCCACACTGCTTAG
- the emc6 gene encoding ER membrane protein complex subunit 6, whose product MAAIAAKREGPQFISEVAVRGNAAVLEYCRTSVSALSGATAGILGLTGLYGFIFYFLASFLLSVLLILKAGRRWNKCFKSRRLLFTGGLVGGLFTYVLFWTFLYGMVHVY is encoded by the coding sequence ATGGCGGCGATCGCAGCTAAACGCGAGGGCCCGCAGTTCATCAGTGAGGTGGCGGTGCGAGGGAACGCCGCAGTCCTAGAGTACTGCCGGACCTCAGTGTCTGCTTTGTCCGGGGCCACAGCGGGCATCCTGGGCCTCACAGGCTTGTACGGCTTCATCTTCTACTTCCTCGCGTCCTTTTTGCTGTCCGTGCTGCTCATCCTTAAAGCTGGCCGACGGTGGAACAAGTGCTTTAAATCCAGACGTCTGCTCTTTACCGGAGGTCTCGTAGGCGGCTTGTTCACCTACGTGCTCTTCTGGACCTTCCTGTACGGGATGGTGCATGTGTACTGA